A region of the Corynebacterium faecale genome:
TTATTCACTCAGCTGGCGTTTCAGCTTAATTTGCACGGGAAGAGGGCCTCTATAGATAGTGAGTCCTTCTTGTACCACGCTCACTTCCACCTGGTGCCACTCATTCTGAATTGAGGTAATACATTTCTTCACATGCTCCCTAAAGTCCCGCATTTGAGCAGGAGTTTTTATTTCCTGGGGAGAAAATTGTTTAGCCAGTATGTCCCAGCTAAATGTGTAACTAGGGTATCCCCGCTTGAGCACCCAATACTTTTTAAGCGTGATCCAGATATACATATCCATTGCTCTGGGCTTTCCGAGGGCAGTAAGGACATTAAGGTCGATGGGAATGGGGGACTCCGTAATTTCTTTATAAAATGTTGGAGTCAGCGCGATAAAGCACTCTTTAAGCGGCGTGGTGGTTTCACCATTCGAGAACCACAGCTCGTGGTCATTACTGATTTCCATTGCGGGTGTAGCTTTTCTCCGCGATGAATACTGAGTCCGAGCGATACTTTCTATTTTGATCGAACAAGCAGTGATCTTTTCAATCTGGGTGCGAAGATTTGAAATAACGCTCCCACCACCTCGAGTTTTTAACCCGATGGCTCGCAAGAAAGTATTAAGAGATGTTCCCAGCGGGATCTTTCGGGCTTCCTCGTGAGTTATATATCCCAGTTCGGCTTGCCCGTGCCTGGCGACTGCCTGCGTTATGAGGTAGGCCATGATGAGACGTGGGTATTTTCCATAAGGAATGCCGTCAGTAGCCGAAACTGTGATGCGAAAT
Encoded here:
- a CDS encoding replication protein RepA, coding for MTDNTLSTMNNQSLSGQMCDDSVDIGYVSKLFVQALFPYRATEETMRQVHQGAFRITVSATDGIPYGKYPRLIMAYLITQAVARHGQAELGYITHEEARKIPLGTSLNTFLRAIGLKTRGGGSVISNLRTQIEKITACSIKIESIARTQYSSRRKATPAMEISNDHELWFSNGETTTPLKECFIALTPTFYKEITESPIPIDLNVLTALGKPRAMDMYIWITLKKYWVLKRGYPSYTFSWDILAKQFSPQEIKTPAQMRDFREHVKKCITSIQNEWHQVEVSVVQEGLTIYRGPLPVQIKLKRQLSE